Proteins encoded in a region of the Melioribacteraceae bacterium genome:
- the recA gene encoding recombinase RecA has translation MAMEKDARIKILEDTISNIEKQYGKGTIMKLGDGVISEVESISTGSLSLDYALGIGGVPRGRIIEIYGPESSGKTTLCLHIIAEAQKKGGLAAFIDAEHAMDLNYAKRLNVDTANLLLSQPDFGEQALEIVDTLIRSNALDIIVVDSVAALVPRSEIEGDMGDPQMAMQARLMSQALRKITGAISKSKTCVIFTNQLRSKIGIMFGNPETTTGGNALKFYASVRLDIRRVAAIKDGNNVIGNRTKVKVVKSKVAPPFKEVEFDILYNEGISKAGDIIDLATDKNILKKSGAWFTYKEDRYQGREQLKQKMLEDPQLLASLEKEVKVTLGILKEEPKPVKEEQQETKPKKK, from the coding sequence ATGGCAATGGAAAAAGATGCCAGAATTAAAATTTTAGAGGATACAATTTCCAATATCGAGAAACAGTACGGTAAAGGTACTATAATGAAACTGGGAGATGGAGTTATATCCGAAGTAGAATCGATCTCAACAGGATCTTTATCACTCGACTATGCTCTCGGTATTGGCGGGGTTCCACGTGGACGTATAATTGAGATTTACGGCCCTGAATCATCCGGTAAAACAACTCTCTGTCTTCATATTATTGCCGAAGCTCAGAAAAAGGGTGGACTTGCCGCGTTCATAGATGCCGAACATGCTATGGATCTGAATTATGCAAAAAGGTTGAATGTTGATACCGCCAACCTTCTGCTTTCACAACCCGACTTTGGTGAACAGGCTCTCGAAATTGTTGATACACTTATCCGTAGCAATGCTCTCGATATAATTGTAGTAGATTCTGTTGCTGCCCTTGTACCGAGATCAGAAATTGAAGGCGATATGGGCGATCCGCAGATGGCTATGCAGGCACGCTTAATGTCGCAGGCCCTAAGGAAAATTACCGGTGCTATAAGTAAATCCAAAACCTGTGTTATATTTACAAATCAATTGAGAAGTAAAATCGGTATTATGTTCGGTAATCCCGAAACTACTACTGGCGGTAATGCGCTTAAGTTTTATGCATCTGTCCGCCTCGATATTCGTAGAGTTGCTGCTATAAAAGATGGAAATAATGTTATCGGTAACCGGACAAAAGTTAAAGTGGTTAAAAGCAAAGTTGCACCTCCGTTCAAAGAAGTTGAATTCGATATTCTTTATAATGAAGGAATAAGCAAAGCCGGAGATATAATTGACCTCGCAACAGACAAGAATATTCTGAAGAAAAGCGGCGCATGGTTTACTTATAAGGAGGACCGATACCAGGGAAGAGAACAGCTGAAACAGAAAATGCTGGAGGATCCTCAACTCCTCGCCTCTCTGGAAAAGGAGGTTAAAGTAACCCTTGGAATACTCAAAGAGGAACCGAAACCCGTAAAAGAGGAACAGCAGGAAACAAAACCTAAGAAAAAATAA
- a CDS encoding regulatory protein RecX, whose product MIVASLVRKGNDVEIIFDDGSGLFLDYHVVVDNGIRKNDSLSDEQINYLKNRSELNKIKHQAFRFLSIRNHSSYELKLKLLKKKFLPHLIDEALESLKEKKYLDDQKFSHQLIEEKMKKGKSGSIKIKSELKKKGISRELADKLIDTLDQNQFYENACDLACKKYDQLIKKETDFRKIKQKLFSYLAMKGFGSDIITLAINKIRMPEETD is encoded by the coding sequence ATGATTGTCGCTTCACTTGTCAGAAAAGGGAATGATGTCGAAATAATATTTGATGACGGGTCGGGTCTGTTTCTCGATTACCATGTCGTGGTGGATAACGGGATTAGAAAGAACGACTCATTGAGCGACGAACAAATAAATTATCTTAAAAACCGGAGCGAACTGAACAAAATTAAACATCAGGCGTTCCGGTTTTTAAGTATAAGAAATCACTCCTCGTATGAACTGAAATTAAAACTTCTGAAAAAGAAATTCCTTCCGCATCTGATAGATGAAGCTTTGGAATCCCTTAAAGAAAAAAAATATCTCGACGACCAGAAATTCTCCCACCAGCTGATCGAAGAAAAAATGAAAAAGGGAAAATCCGGGTCGATCAAAATTAAATCCGAATTGAAGAAAAAAGGGATATCAAGAGAGCTTGCGGATAAATTGATAGATACCCTCGATCAGAATCAGTTTTACGAAAATGCTTGTGATTTAGCGTGTAAAAAATATGATCAGCTGATTAAAAAAGAGACCGATTTTAGAAAAATCAAGCAGAAATTATTTTCATATTTAGCAATGAAAGGATTTGGATCGGATATAATAACTTTGGCAATAAACAAGATTAGAATGCCGGAGGAAACCGATTAA
- a CDS encoding acyl-CoA dehydrogenase family protein, protein MQKFTGLDYYNIESLLSEDEKLVRNSVRDFVDDKIIPVIEKHYRDGSFPMDLVPKLGELGLFGITLPQEYGCAGMNNIAYGLVMQELERGDSGVRSFVSVQSSLVMYPIYTFGSDEQKNYWLPKLASGEKIGCFGLTEPDYGSNPGGMITRAEKISDGYRINGTKMWITNGTIADVAVLWAKLDNEVRGFIVEKGTPGFSAPEMKGKHSLRASVTSELIFEDVIIPEHNLLPKSKGLKSPLMCLNQARYSIAWGVVGSMLACFDSALNYANSRIQFNKPISSFQLTQQKLAFMATEITKSQLLNLQLGKLKDNGEVKHTQISMAKRNNCEMALEIARTAREILGANGILDEYPVMRHSANLESVKTYEGTHEMHTLIIGEDLTGFSAFE, encoded by the coding sequence ATGCAAAAATTCACAGGATTAGATTACTATAATATCGAAAGTCTCCTCTCTGAAGACGAAAAATTAGTACGTAACTCGGTCCGTGATTTCGTCGATGATAAGATAATTCCCGTTATAGAAAAACATTACCGCGATGGTTCTTTCCCGATGGATCTTGTTCCAAAGCTGGGAGAACTTGGTTTATTCGGAATTACTCTACCTCAGGAGTACGGATGTGCAGGGATGAATAATATTGCATACGGACTCGTAATGCAGGAACTTGAAAGGGGAGATAGCGGAGTAAGAAGTTTTGTATCAGTTCAGAGTTCACTTGTCATGTACCCGATCTATACATTCGGCAGCGATGAACAGAAAAATTACTGGCTTCCGAAACTTGCTTCCGGAGAAAAAATAGGTTGCTTCGGACTTACTGAACCGGATTACGGTTCAAATCCGGGAGGAATGATAACCCGGGCTGAGAAGATTAGCGACGGTTACCGTATTAACGGCACTAAAATGTGGATTACTAACGGAACAATCGCAGATGTGGCAGTTCTATGGGCTAAGCTCGATAACGAGGTCCGGGGATTTATAGTTGAAAAAGGAACTCCCGGTTTTTCCGCCCCTGAAATGAAAGGAAAACATTCTTTGCGTGCTTCCGTTACATCAGAATTGATTTTTGAAGATGTGATAATTCCAGAACATAATTTGCTTCCTAAAAGTAAGGGACTTAAATCCCCGCTGATGTGTCTCAACCAGGCACGTTACAGTATCGCATGGGGAGTAGTCGGTTCCATGCTGGCGTGTTTCGATTCTGCTCTAAACTATGCAAATTCAAGAATTCAGTTCAATAAACCGATCTCTTCTTTTCAGCTAACACAGCAGAAACTCGCTTTCATGGCTACCGAAATTACCAAGTCACAATTATTAAATCTTCAGCTTGGAAAATTGAAAGATAACGGAGAGGTAAAGCATACTCAAATCTCGATGGCTAAGAGGAATAATTGCGAGATGGCTCTTGAGATCGCCAGAACCGCTCGAGAAATTTTGGGTGCAAACGGTATTCTCGACGAGTACCCTGTGATGAGACATTCAGCCAATCTGGAATCGGTTAAAACTTACGAGGGAACTCACGAGATGCATACGCTCATAATCGGTGAGGATCTCACCGGATTTTCCGCTTTTGAATAA
- the guaB gene encoding IMP dehydrogenase, with protein MKSKKIDFEGLTFDDILLLPARSQVLPRQVDIKAKLTSSIELNIPFLSAAMDTVTESQMAIAMAAQGGIGIIHKNMSIEKQAEEVDKVKRSESGMIVKPITLTPNHTIYEAEELMSKYHISGIPIVDETGKLIGILTNRDLRFEPNRKLLVSQLMTKENLITAPVGTNLDKAEKILHRHRIEKLPVVDKNGILKGLITYKDIMKKKKFPDASKDQYGRLRVGAAVGVSKDTFERAEALVHANVDVIIVDTAHGHSIGVLNTLKQIRNKFKDIQLIAGNIVTKEAAIELVKCGVDAVKVGIGAGSICTTRVIAGVGVPQISAIIDVAEALKGKGIPVIADGGIKQTGDVAKAIAAGADTVMMGGMFAGCDEAPGEKVLFEGRSFKVYRGMGSLGAMKHGSSDRYFQDMEEDIKKLVPEGVEGRVPYKGPLSETIYQFVGGLRAAMGYCGAKNINELKTKTKFVKISPAGLRESHPHDIMLTEEAPNYQIVQKL; from the coding sequence ATGAAAAGTAAAAAGATCGATTTTGAAGGATTAACATTCGACGACATACTCCTTTTGCCTGCAAGGTCTCAGGTACTTCCGCGTCAGGTGGATATTAAAGCCAAACTTACTTCTTCAATTGAATTAAATATTCCATTCCTCTCGGCAGCCATGGATACCGTTACAGAATCCCAGATGGCTATCGCTATGGCGGCACAGGGCGGTATCGGAATTATTCATAAAAATATGTCGATTGAAAAACAGGCTGAAGAAGTCGATAAAGTTAAACGCTCCGAAAGCGGTATGATTGTCAAACCGATTACACTTACTCCAAATCATACTATTTATGAAGCTGAAGAACTGATGAGCAAATATCATATCTCCGGTATTCCTATAGTTGATGAAACCGGAAAGCTGATCGGTATTCTGACTAACCGCGACCTCCGTTTCGAACCGAATAGGAAGCTTCTTGTAAGCCAGCTGATGACTAAAGAAAATTTAATTACTGCTCCTGTTGGTACTAACCTTGATAAAGCCGAAAAAATTCTTCACAGGCACAGAATCGAAAAACTGCCTGTCGTAGATAAAAATGGAATTTTAAAAGGTCTTATTACTTATAAAGATATTATGAAAAAGAAAAAATTTCCGGATGCAAGTAAGGACCAGTACGGACGATTGCGTGTCGGCGCAGCCGTTGGAGTATCGAAAGATACTTTCGAAAGAGCTGAAGCACTTGTCCATGCAAATGTAGATGTAATAATTGTCGATACTGCACACGGACATTCTATTGGCGTTCTAAATACATTGAAGCAGATCAGGAATAAATTCAAAGATATTCAGTTGATCGCAGGAAATATTGTCACGAAAGAAGCTGCTATTGAATTAGTTAAGTGCGGTGTTGATGCGGTTAAAGTTGGTATAGGAGCCGGGTCAATTTGTACTACGCGTGTAATTGCCGGAGTTGGAGTGCCCCAGATTTCCGCAATCATTGATGTTGCTGAAGCTTTGAAAGGGAAAGGAATCCCGGTTATTGCCGACGGCGGAATCAAACAGACAGGTGATGTCGCCAAGGCAATTGCCGCCGGTGCTGATACTGTTATGATGGGCGGTATGTTTGCTGGCTGCGACGAAGCTCCCGGTGAAAAAGTCCTCTTTGAAGGAAGAAGCTTCAAAGTATATAGAGGTATGGGATCGCTCGGCGCTATGAAACACGGCAGCAGCGACCGGTATTTCCAGGATATGGAGGAGGATATTAAAAAATTAGTGCCGGAAGGTGTTGAAGGTAGAGTCCCTTACAAAGGACCTCTTTCCGAAACTATTTATCAGTTTGTTGGCGGACTTCGCGCGGCAATGGGATATTGCGGTGCAAAAAATATAAATGAGCTTAAAACGAAAACAAAATTTGTTAAAATATCCCCTGCAGGATTGAGAGAGAGTCACCCGCACGATATAATGTTGACAGAAGAGGCTCCCAATTATCAGATAGTTCAGAAACTTTAA
- a CDS encoding glycosyltransferase, whose amino-acid sequence MFKVLVIAYYYPPMGLSGVQRTLKFTKYMPGFNWEPTVITAGDIAYYAHDFSMLKEAEEAGVKIIRTESYDPNAIIGKKYGTVNMPKEIIRKALSNFSKTFFIPDNKKSWAKRAYLKAREILSKEHFDIIYVTLPPYSGFVYAAKLKEEFGVPLFVDYRDLWVDNHFAFYPTPWHRIKHKKLEYNSLKASNKIIVINRRIKEKLLTTYNFLNFNEIVIIPHGFDPADFETEEQIIPSSNKLRLTYAGIFYESITPVFLLKAFKQLSTERPDIAAKYELEFIGLLRKENKKLISELGLTGFVQELGYLEHHETVKRIKQSNILWMMIGHSKNSDTISTSKLFEYFGSRKPILGCVPDGIAKNSLKEYGAAFIVPPDDVNEIKNKLIEMHDLFIKNELPVPNEEFILKHNRIALTEQLTTHFQFYLKA is encoded by the coding sequence ATGTTCAAAGTTTTAGTTATTGCTTACTATTATCCGCCCATGGGATTAAGCGGTGTACAGCGCACTCTTAAATTCACAAAGTATATGCCCGGATTCAACTGGGAACCGACGGTTATCACAGCCGGAGATATTGCCTATTATGCTCACGATTTCAGTATGCTAAAAGAAGCCGAAGAGGCCGGTGTAAAAATTATCCGGACCGAATCATACGATCCGAATGCCATTATAGGTAAGAAGTACGGAACCGTTAACATGCCCAAGGAAATTATCCGTAAGGCATTGTCTAATTTTTCTAAAACTTTTTTTATCCCCGATAATAAAAAATCGTGGGCCAAACGTGCATACTTAAAAGCCAGGGAAATTCTATCTAAAGAACATTTCGATATAATTTATGTTACTCTTCCTCCATACAGCGGATTTGTCTATGCTGCAAAGTTGAAAGAGGAATTCGGAGTACCTCTTTTTGTCGATTACAGAGATCTCTGGGTCGATAACCATTTTGCATTTTACCCGACTCCATGGCACCGCATAAAACATAAAAAACTTGAGTATAACTCGCTAAAGGCTTCTAATAAAATAATTGTGATTAACAGAAGGATTAAAGAGAAGCTCCTTACAACCTACAATTTCCTTAATTTTAATGAAATTGTAATTATACCGCACGGTTTCGATCCAGCTGATTTCGAAACAGAAGAGCAGATTATACCCTCATCAAATAAACTGAGATTGACCTATGCAGGTATTTTTTATGAAAGTATTACACCTGTATTTTTACTAAAAGCCTTCAAACAATTATCTACCGAAAGACCCGATATTGCTGCCAAATACGAACTTGAGTTTATTGGATTGCTGCGCAAAGAAAACAAAAAGCTTATTTCCGAGTTAGGACTTACGGGATTTGTTCAGGAACTCGGATATCTCGAACACCACGAAACGGTTAAACGCATTAAACAGAGCAACATATTGTGGATGATGATAGGACATTCAAAAAATTCAGATACTATCTCAACAAGCAAACTATTTGAATACTTCGGATCGAGAAAACCGATACTGGGATGTGTTCCCGACGGAATTGCAAAGAACTCTCTTAAGGAATATGGAGCCGCGTTTATTGTTCCTCCTGACGATGTAAATGAAATAAAGAATAAACTTATCGAAATGCACGACCTCTTTATTAAGAATGAACTCCCTGTACCTAATGAAGAATTTATTCTAAAACATAACCGGATTGCTTTAACAGAACAGCTTACAACTCATTTCCAATTTTATCTGAAGGCCTGA
- the purD gene encoding phosphoribosylamine--glycine ligase, translating into MKVAIIGSGGREHAIARAISNSDKLKKLFIVPGNPGTANLGINIPINPDDHDKVLEFCKVEQIDLIVIGPEKPLIAGLSDLLVNNGFNVFGPSGDAARIEGEKSFAKDLMKRFNIPTASYEVFSKEEYDRVLDYLKTIKYPTVVKADGIAAGKGVVIAENYNEAVLAVNDCFLNYSFGTSGNKIVIEEFMTGQETSIFAITDGKEFILLPASQDHKRIFDGDLGKNTGGMGAFAPVPKVTDELMKVVGDKIIKPVIDAMNSIGSTYSGCLYCGLMLTNEGPKVVEFNCRFGDPETQVVLPLLEGDFLQLLMSVSKGKIDKDAVRYNGGASVCVVVASKGYPDKYLKGIEIKGIDAVYSNEIIIYHSGTKEVDGKLVTDGGRVFGVTSIILENDLIKAKQTAYQALSKIYFEGMQFRTDISDKAFRK; encoded by the coding sequence ATGAAAGTTGCCATCATCGGTTCAGGCGGCAGAGAACATGCAATTGCGCGTGCCATTTCCAATAGTGATAAGCTTAAAAAATTATTTATCGTTCCCGGTAATCCCGGAACTGCTAATCTGGGAATCAACATTCCGATCAATCCCGATGATCATGATAAAGTTTTAGAATTTTGTAAGGTCGAGCAGATCGACCTTATCGTGATAGGGCCTGAAAAACCGTTAATAGCTGGTCTTTCCGATCTTCTTGTTAATAACGGATTTAATGTTTTTGGACCTTCTGGGGATGCAGCGAGAATTGAGGGAGAAAAATCTTTCGCTAAAGATTTGATGAAAAGATTCAATATCCCCACGGCCTCGTATGAAGTGTTTTCAAAAGAGGAATACGATCGGGTATTAGATTATCTGAAAACCATAAAATATCCCACTGTTGTTAAAGCAGACGGAATAGCAGCCGGAAAAGGTGTTGTTATTGCTGAAAATTATAACGAGGCAGTCCTTGCGGTTAACGATTGTTTTTTAAATTACAGTTTCGGTACTTCCGGCAACAAGATTGTTATTGAAGAATTTATGACCGGACAGGAGACATCTATATTTGCAATTACCGATGGTAAAGAGTTTATATTGTTACCGGCTTCTCAGGATCATAAACGAATCTTCGACGGTGATCTCGGAAAAAACACGGGCGGTATGGGCGCTTTTGCACCAGTACCTAAAGTAACTGATGAATTAATGAAAGTTGTGGGTGATAAGATTATAAAACCAGTTATTGATGCCATGAATTCTATCGGTTCCACATATTCAGGATGCCTCTATTGCGGATTAATGCTTACTAATGAGGGTCCGAAAGTAGTTGAATTCAACTGCCGTTTTGGCGACCCGGAGACCCAGGTTGTTCTTCCTCTCTTGGAAGGGGACTTCCTTCAATTGCTGATGAGTGTTTCTAAAGGTAAAATTGATAAGGATGCTGTCCGTTACAACGGCGGTGCTTCGGTATGTGTGGTTGTTGCTTCAAAAGGTTATCCTGATAAATATCTGAAGGGAATTGAGATAAAAGGAATTGACGCAGTTTATTCGAATGAAATTATTATTTATCACTCAGGTACTAAAGAAGTTGACGGTAAATTAGTAACCGACGGTGGTAGGGTATTTGGCGTTACTTCAATTATTCTGGAAAACGACCTTATAAAGGCGAAGCAAACCGCTTATCAAGCTCTCTCAAAGATTTATTTCGAAGGGATGCAGTTCCGAACGGATATTTCCGATAAAGCTTTCCGGAAATAA
- a CDS encoding histidine triad nucleotide-binding protein, with amino-acid sequence MGETIFAKIIRKEIPAEIVYETDSVLAFKDIRPQAPVHILIIPKITDIESARDISKENHSNLLGDLYEAANRIAKDLGVFESGFRLVLNSGPDSGQEVPHIHMHLLGGRKMTWPPG; translated from the coding sequence ATGGGAGAAACAATTTTTGCTAAAATAATAAGGAAGGAAATTCCGGCCGAAATAGTCTATGAAACTGATTCTGTACTTGCATTTAAGGATATCCGTCCGCAAGCCCCTGTTCATATTTTAATAATTCCAAAAATAACCGATATTGAATCTGCACGGGATATTTCAAAGGAGAATCATTCAAACCTGCTGGGTGATTTATACGAGGCAGCGAACAGGATTGCAAAAGACCTGGGAGTTTTTGAGAGCGGATTCAGACTTGTATTAAATTCGGGTCCTGATTCAGGGCAGGAAGTGCCTCATATACATATGCATCTACTTGGCGGCCGCAAGATGACATGGCCTCCGGGCTGA